In Triticum urartu cultivar G1812 chromosome 6, Tu2.1, whole genome shotgun sequence, the following proteins share a genomic window:
- the LOC125517145 gene encoding 5'-deoxynucleotidase HDDC2-like, with translation MGGSRALSLSSLCAAAAAATRSPLLSPHHRARHLRPRLAAAMSSSSSPAPAPGSDPAAPAASSASSAIDFLTLCYRLKTTKRAGWVRRGVPGPESVADHMYRMGVMALVAADLPAGVNRDRCVKMAIVHDIAEAIVGDITPADGVPKEEKSRREKEALDHMCALLGGGSRADEIRELWMEYENNATLEAKVVKDFDKVEMILQALEYEKEQGRDLEEFFQSTAGKFQTDVGKAWAAEVASRRK, from the exons ATGGGTGGGAGCCGAGCCCTTTCCCTCTCCTCcctctgcgccgccgccgccgccgcgaccaggtcccccctcctctcccctcaccaccgcgcgcgccacctccggcctcgcctcgccgccgccatgtcgtcctcctcctcgcccgCCCCGGCCCCTGGGTCCGACCCCGCGGCCCCGGCGGCCTCCTCGGCGTCCTCCGCCATCGACTTCCTCACGCTCTGCTACCGCCTCAAG ACGACGAAGAGGGCGGGGTGGGTGAGGCGCGGGGTGCCGGGCCCCGAGTCGGTGGCCGACCACATGTACCGGATGGGAGTCATGGCGCTCGTCGCCGCCGACCTTCCGGCCGGCGTCAACCGCGATAG GTGTGTGAAAATGGCGATTGTGCATGACATAGCCGAAG CTATTGTTGGCGATATCACCCCTGCTGATGGTGTGCCCAAGGAAGAGAAGAGCCGTAGAGAGAAGGAAGCTTTGGACCATATGTGCGCATTGCTTGGTGGAGGTTCAAGAG CCGACGAAATTCGTGAACTTTGGATGGAGTATGAGAACAACGCCACTTTGGAAGCGAAGGTTGTTAAAGATTTTGACAAG GTTGAGATGATACTTCAAGCACTGGAATATGAAAAGG AGCAAGGGCGGGACCTAGAAGAGTTCTTCCAATCGACGGCAG GGAAATTCCAAACAGACGTCGGAAAAGCATGGGCAGCAGAGGTTGCATCGAGAAGAAAGTGA